The following are encoded in a window of Osmia bicornis bicornis chromosome 15, iOsmBic2.1, whole genome shotgun sequence genomic DNA:
- the LOC114872962 gene encoding uncharacterized protein LOC114872962, whose protein sequence is MNINVTLDERLTSNSCVKLVIELLKYILYQKQQIPFTYDSLNQLQMKITDRNLSSIKSLLNSLKNTSEQLNSQFHLKGCEIKEIAILIGATIISPRLHVRVEFPSDVLSSQDHHEYKHASRKPLLNLMRSMLECSEFQDALTSPLHPTNTFVLIQKSDSNAVSEFFLPKPQYIPPIHTSNYFVIKLQHSDQVKVDCNCIDIVKVYNEVSDCNTNKGRDIQLLNNSNGNNTHSPYCWYQSKEVIKGFKFIR, encoded by the exons atgaatattaatgtGACACTTGATGAACGTTTGACAAGTAACAGTTGCGTGAAACTCGTAATTGAATTACTAAAGTATATCTTATATCAGAAACAGCAAATACCATTTACATATGATTCATTAAATCAGctacaaatgaaaatcactGATAGAAATTTGTCTTCTATAAAGtctttattaaattctttaaagAATACATCAGAGCAATTGAATTCACAATTTCATCTTAAAGGATGTGAAATCAAGGAAATTGCTATACTTATCGGTGCTACTATAATATCACCAAGATTACATGTTAGAGTGGAATTTCCCTCTGATGTTCTTAGTAGTCAAGATCatcatgaatataaacatGCTTCTAGGAAACCtcttttaaatttaatgag atcAATGTTGGAATGTTCAGAGTTTCAAGATGCTTTGACTTCACCATtacatcctacaaatactttTGTGCTGATACAAAAGAGCGATAGTAATGCAGTATCAGAATTCTTTTTACCTAAACCACAGTATATACCTCCAATACATACttctaattattttgtaattaagtTGCAACATAGTGATCAAGTCAAAGTAGATTGTAATtgtatagatatagtaaaagtTTATAATGAAGTATCAGACTGCAACACTAATAAAGGTAGGGACAttcaattgttaaataattcaaatggAAATAATACACATTCTCCTTACTGTTGGTATCAGTCTAAAGAAGTAATTAAAGGATTCAAATTTATAAGATga
- the LOC114872952 gene encoding uncharacterized protein LOC114872952 — MREKSAECHAHAGHVRGTTEMCSRDPSTLHSTLTKANGKNSSPQSTHHSEAHIDSNLLPTPGGRLKFFKDGKFILELSHRRDGERTTWFPVPKKTFWPPASTTPNRQESSTSLSVSDDNSSVQSSPWQRDHCWKQANPRRRISTEFNFYYYRNPRNRLCAHPRLIARKRRRPLDPTSLLLVPESVTNYTKPIRKANGTPTGKVLNLIIDKLARLLDPNVVSPRKRILRELEKVSLEDQASKRRATPQPVCTTTAPTSSPKQLSSYSITSILGEDKPSHEQGFLRNLLKPDDRQTAKYSSSNSYPRVRMDPYIGTTNTPLQHPLYGVPMLPPGPYRAPLWMHYPSPVHYPPPMPLYAPPPPHPPSPPVHHYKDYREQTLTPPSDMPLNLSKHAG, encoded by the exons ATGCGTGAGAAGTCAGCAGAATGTCATGCTCACGCAGGTCACGTGAGGGGCACAACAGAAATGTGCTCACGTGATCCTTCTACATTGCATTCAACCCTTACCAAGGCAAATGGTAAAAATTCAAGCCCGCAATCAACTCATCATTCAGAAGCACATATTGACAGCAATTTACTTCCGACACCCGGTGgaagattaaaattttttaaagatggaaaatttattttggaACTTTCCCACCGTAGAGACGGAGAAAGAACCACATGGTTTCCAGTCCCAAAGAAAACATTTTGGCCACCAGCCAGTACAACTCCAAATAGGCAAGAGAGTTCAACATCTCTTAGTG TTTCTGATGATAATTCATCAGTTCAGTCAAGTCCTTGGCAAAGAGATCATTGTTGGAAACAAGCAAACCCAAGACGTAGGATATCTACAGagttcaatttttattattataggAACCCAAGAAATCGTTTGTGCGCGCATCCTCGCTTGATCGCAAGAAAGCGTAGACGTCCACTAGATCCTACTTCTTTGTTACTTGTTCCAGAATCGGTAACAAATTATACTAAACCGATACGTAAAGCAAACGGTACACCAACAGGAAAGGTTTTAAACCTAATTATCGACAAATTGGCGCGTCTGCTAGATCCTAATGTTGTTTCACCTCGCAAACGTATTTTACGCGAATTAGAAAAAGTTTCGTTGGAAGATCAGGCATCGAAACGACGTGCAACACCACAGCCTGTATGTACAACAACTGCTCCTACTTCTTCACCAAAACAATTATCGTCGTACAGTATAACCAGTATATTGGGAGAAGACAAACCGAGTCACGAACAAGGTTTTCTGAGGAATTTATTGAAACCAGACGATAGACAAACTGCGAAATACTCATCAAGTAACTCATATCCGAGGGTACGAATGGATCCGTATATTGGTACAACCAATACACCTCTGCAGCATCCGCTTTACGGTGTACCAATGTTACCTCCTGGACCATACAGAGCTCCTTTATGGATGCATTATCCATCACCCGTCCATTATCCACCTCCTATGCCATTATATGCACCACCACCACCTCATCCCCCATCTCCTCCAGTTCATCATTACAAAGACTATAGGGAACAAACTCTCACACCTCCTTCAG ATATGCCTCTAAATCTGTCGAAGCATGCGGGTTGA